The Geobacillus genomosp. 3 genome segment ATTTTGTCAAGAGGGCTATTGACACGTTTTAAAAAGGAAAAGCCCAGCGCGGTGGGCGGGGCTACAGCGTTTCTTCCGCTAGCAACAAAGCCTCTCGATAAAGACGTTCGGAGAGATAAAATCCATGTTCAAGCAAAGTGTCTAACAGCGGCTTTATTCCGTTATTTTCCCATTCTTCTTTCCAAGAATCAAAATTCCAATGGTGCCGATAGGTCGTAAAAAGAATTGTTTAGACAACCCATGGTGTTAGTTGAACGCTAGCGCTCAACTGGCGCCACGGGTTTTTTTATCATTTTTCAGCCTCCACCCTTACTGGTCTCAATTGTACATCTAGTCCCCTTCCTTTTCACCGCCAACATCGCGTCAGAACCCGGCCATTTTTTGGCGGAATACCGACACGAGATGGCGGACCTCCAAAAAAGAAAACGCCCTTAACCGATCTGAAAATGATTCAAACAAGCGAACACGCAACAAAGCAGCCCAGTCCGAGCAGGCTGCTTCATTGTTTCCCTATTGATATCTCGCCGTCACCATTTTCTTTCTCGTGTAAAACTCGACGCCGTCGCGGCCGTTGGCGTGGAGGTCGCCGTAGAACGAGTTTTTGTAGCCCGAGAACGGGAAGAACGCCATCGGTGCCGGGACGGCGACGTTGATACCGAGCATGCCGGCGTCGATTTCTTCGCGGAACTGGCGGATCGCTTTGGCGCTGTCGGTGTAAAGGCAGGCGCCGTTGGCGAATTCCGAGCGGTTGGCGATCTCAATCGCTTCGTCCAAATCGCGGGCGCGGACGACCGACAGGACCGGGGCGAAAATTTCATCCGTCCAAATCGTCATGCCTGGTTTGACATGGTCGAAAATCGTCGGGCCGACGAAGTATCCTTGTCCGCTCGTTGCCGAGTCGCGGCGGCCGTCGCGGACAAGAAGAGCTCCTTCTTTTTCACCGATTTCGATGTATTTGATCGTCCGTTCTTTATGTGATTCGCGGATGACCGGGCCTAAAAAGACGCCTTGGTCGAGCCCGTTGCCGATTTGGATGCGGTCAGCCGCTTGTTTCAGCCGTTCGACCAACTCGTCGGCGATATCGCCGACGGCAACGACAACGGAACATGCCATGCACCGCTCGCCCGCCGAACCGAACGCGGCGTTGATGATGTTCATCACCGCCATGTCGAGGTCGGCGTCCGGCATGACGATCGAATGGTTTTTCGCGCCGGCGAGCGCCTGTACGCGCTTGCCGTGAGCGGCGGCCGTTTTGTACACATATTCGGCGACCGGCTGCGAGCCGACGAACGAGACGGCTTTAATGTCTTGATGCTCTAAAATGCCGTTAACGACTTCATGCGCCCCGTGAACGATGTTGAGCACCCCTGCCGGCAGGCCGGCTTCGGTGAACAGCTCCGCCAGACGGTTGGCCAACATGGGCGTCCGCTCGGACGGCTTCAACACGAACGTATTGCCGCAAGCGATGGCAAGCGGGAACATCCAGCACGGCACCATCATCGGGAAGTTAAACGGCGTAATGCCGGCAACGACGCCGAGCGGGTAGCGGTACATGCCCGATTCGATATCCGTTGCGATATCCGGCAGCTGTTGGCCCATCATAAGCGTCGGGATGCCGGCGGCAAATTCGACGCATTCAATGCCGCGCTGCACTTCGCCGTATGCGTCTTCGTACACTTTGCCGTTTTCAAGCGTCACAAGGCGGGCAAGCTCCTCCCAATGCTCGACAAGGAGCTGCTGATAGCGGAACAAAATGCGGGCGCGGCGCGGAACAGGCACTTTGCGCCATTCGCGGAACGCTTCTTTCGCAGCCGCCACCGCCGCATCAAGCTCCTCGCGCGAGGAAAGCGGCACTTTCGCCAATACTTCCCCGGTGGCCGGGTTCGGCACAATTTCTTCTTTTCCGGATGTGGACGCGACCCATTGGCCGCCAATAAAGTTTTTCAACGTTTTTGTTTCCGTGACAGAACTCATGAATGAAACCACCTTTCTAGAAAATCGAGTATAAGAGAGTAGCCAAGGACACGCCGACGGGCGGGTCGATGCAACCGCCCGCCAACGGCTTTGACGTTGCCTTATCCATGACTAATGGGATTCGTGTCGTACTGATAGTCGTAACAATAATGGTACAAGGCGACGATTTCCTCATGGGTCGGCACTTTCGGATTGTTGCCCGGGCTGCCGCTCGCGAGCGCGTCGGCAGCCATTTTATCAACCGCTTTGTCAAACGCCGTTTTGTCAATACCCCACGTTTTCATATTCGGAATGCGCAAATCGCGGCAAAGCTGTTTCACTTCCTCTACAAGTGCGTCGGCGGCCTCCGCGTCGGAAACGTCCTTAAGCGGCGGCTTGATGATGCGGGCGATCACCGCCAACCGCTCGATGGCGCTGTCTTTCGTAAACTCAAGCACCCCCGGCAGCAACATCGCGTTCGAGACGCCGTGCGGCACGTGGAACAGCGCCCCGATCGGCCGCGACATGCCGTGCACAAGCGTCACCGAGGCGTTGGAAAACGCCATGCCGGCTTTCATGGCGGCGATCGCCATTTTTTCCCGCGCCTCAATGTCTTCCCCGTTTTCGTACGCCCGGCGCAAGTAATCGACGATCGCTTCGATGGCAGATAGCGCCAACACATCGGTCACCGGATGGGCGCGCCGGGAAATGTACGCCTCGATCGCGTGGCAGAGGGCATCAACGCCGGTTGCTGCTGTAACGGATGGCGGGCACGAAACCGTGAGCAACGGATCGACAATTGCCGCGGCCGGAAGCAGCGCCGGCTGGGAAATCATCATTTTGACGTCCGTCTTCGTATTGATAATGACCGTTACTTTCGTCACTTCCGAACCCGTTCCAGCCGTTGTCGGAATGGCGATGAGCGGCAGCGGTTTTTCGGCAAACCGCTTTTGATTGCCGACATAGTCGCTGATCTCCCCTTCATTTGTCATCATGACGGCGACCGCCTTGGCGGCGTCAATGCTGCTGCCGCCGCCGATGGCAACGACAACATCGCACCGCTCGCTTTGGCAGACATCTAGCGCTTCCTTTACATGCACATCCGTCGGCTCGCTGTCGACTCCCGTATACTTCGCAAACGGCAGCCCTGCTTCTTGCAAATATTGCTCGCAGCGGGCAACCACACCAATGTTCTCCATCACCGGGTCGCTGACGATGAGCGCTTTTGTCCCAAACGCCTTCGCCTGTTGACCCACTTCCCTCAACGTTCCGCGTCCATACACCACCCGGCTTGGCATGAGCAACTCGTACACCTTTTCTCCCCCTTTTTGGCAGCGGTTTCATACTCTTTAAAGCAAATCCCGTGCCAACGCCCAAAGGGCGGCATCATAAGGAGGTAGTGTCAAACCCAACGCGCATTCACCGACACTCATCAGACACTTCCACGACAATACCAGACACTTACCCGACAGCGCGACAAAAAACAACGGCTTGGCCACCGTTGTCTACAATCCGTATTTTTTCAGCTTCTCGTATAACGTCGACCGATGAATGCCGAGCCTTCTCGCCGCTTCTGCCTTGTTGCCGCCCGCGGCGACGAGCGCCGCCGCGATGCGCTCCCGCTCCGATTGATAGACCATTTCCTTCCATTGATCAGCGATGTTCACACCGCCCGGCAAAGAAGCAGCCGCTGTCCGAATGGTTGACAAATAAGGCGGCAAGTGGCCGTGTTCCACGTTCTCCCCTTCGACCATGCTGATGAGCCACTCGACAACGTTGACGAGCTCGCGGATGTTTCCCGGCCATGAGTAGCCGACCAACACCTCCATCGCCTCTTTTGCAAACGACTTCGGCGCGACGCCAAACTGCCGGCACATCCGCTCCATATGGTAAGCTAACAGCGCCGGAATATCCGTTTTCCGTTCACGCAACGGCGGGAGATGAATGCGAATGATGTTCAGGCGGTAAAACAAATCTTCCCGGAACGTTCCGTCCCGCACCATGTCTTCAAGCGGTTTGTTCGTTGCGGCGATGATGCGCACATCGACTTCTGTTTCCGACACTCCGCCGACTTTCTCCACCTTCTTTTCTTCAAGAGCGCGCAAAATTTTCGCTTGCATGGCAAGCGGCATATCGCCGATTTCATCCAAAAACAGCGTCCCCTGATGAGCGAGCTGGAACTTGCCGGGCTTGCCCCCTTTTTTCGCGCCGGTAAACGCCCCGTCCTCATAGCCGAACAGCTCGGCCTCCAACAACGACTCCGGAATGGCAGCGCAATTCACACTGACAAACGGCCCGTCCGCATGCGGGCCTGCCTCATGGATCGCCCGCGCCACCACTTCTTTCCCTGTCCCGCTTTCACCGGTGATCAGCACCGTCGACGGCACGCGCGCCGCTCGGCGGATCATCTGTTTTACGTTGGCAATGGCGGGATGGCGGCCGATGATGCGCTCGACTCCGACGGCCGCCGGCGCGACAGCCTTGCGTTTTAGTTCTTCCACTTCGTTTGTCTCTTTTCGGTTCGCTGTGCGCGACAGTTCTTGCAGGCGCCGAAAAATTTCGTACACTTCGGATACCCCTTGGAAAATGAGCATTCCAACCGCTCCGATCACCTTGCCGTCGCGCCAAATCGGAATGCGGTGCACGACCATCGGCTGACCGTAAATCTTTTGAATGTATCCGCGTTCAGGAATGCCGGATTGAACGCAAATGTGCAAACGGGTGTTTTCGATTACGTCCGTCACGTGCTTCCCGACCGCTTCCTCCCGGCGAATGCCGAGAAACTGGCAATACGCCCGGTTGATTTCGCGGATCACACCGTTCCCGTCGACAACGACTACGCCTTCGTACGCCGCATCCAACACTGTTTTCATCGTTTCCGCCAGACGATGCGTTTCCTCCAGTTCATGCCGCAATCGTTCCAACTCGGCAGCCGCGGCGGAGTCGACTTCTATGTTCAGTATCTCTTCGCCGCTGTCTTCACGTCCTGCTTCCGACGAAAACGCTGCCAATACATCCCCGATCGGCGTCGTGCGGTCCATCTCGCGCGCTGCTGCCCATAGCAACATCCGCTGTGTGCACCGCCCGATCGTTCGGCTGTGCTCGTCGATGATATCAACAGCGTCCATCGTATGCGCCACGAACAGTTCCATCGCCTCCCGCAATGTTTGATGGCAGTAAAGTACTATCGTTGTACCTTGACCGACCGTCATCGCCATTCCCCTTCCGCTATTCTCTCTTCACGTACCGTTCGCCGTTTGCACCCAAAATCCTTCTTTTCTTTTTCTTGAAAATCATGTAGGAAAAAACGGTCGTATCAAAAATGAACTGATCTAAAGGGGGTATTTTCCATAACATGGTGATTTCCCCTTGCATCACAAAATACACAATAATTAAAGAAGAAAAGGGTGTCCCTCTGCTTCTGAGACACCCTTCTCTTACTCCAATTTTTTCAAGTGGCATCCACCGTCTCTGCGTCTTCTCCGTCCCGCTTCGGACAACCTTGTGCAATCAAGGCCGCTGGCGACGCTCAGCTCATAACGCCGGGAAACAGGTTCTTGCCGCAACAAGACCGTGCAAAGTTCAGCGGTCGTTGTTTTCGGCTGTTCGGCCGCGGTTCCAACCTCCCTCATTCAGCACGCCCTTGAATCGAAGTATCGGTTTTCAGATCGACTGTCCTAGGGAATGATGTCCTTATACCAATTGCTTTTCTTTCAACTGGACTTTTTCTTTTACACGAGGGTTGACAAAATAGTTCGGATAATGCCCTGACAGTACATCGGCGACGTTTTGGGCGGTTTTCCGTTTCAACTCCCGTTCGGATTCTTCGGAATACCAAGCGACGTGCGGAGTAATCACAACGTTTTCCATCTGAAGCAGAGGATTATCCGGCTGAATCGGCTCGCATTCGGTCACATCAAGCCCGGCGCCGGCAATTTTTCCGTCTTGCAGAGCCCGGATGAGAGCCGGTTCATCGATGACCGGACCGCGGGCCGTATTGACGATGATCAATTCCTTTTTCGCCAGGTTGAACTGTTCATCGCTGATCATTCCTTTTGTCTCTTTCGTTAACGGCGCATGGACGGAAATATAGTCTGATTGCCGGAACAAGTCGTTTAGCCCAACAAGCTGAACGTTCAGCTCGTTTGCCACTTCCGCCGGAACGTACGGGTCATAGGCAATGACATGCAAGCCGAAAGATTGGGCTTTTTTCGCCAACGCCTGCGGAATTCTTCCCAACCCTACAAGGCCAAGCGTTTTCCCTCGCAGCCGGTAAACCGGCTTGCCCATATTAAAATCCCATACCCCGTTTTTCACTTCGTGGTTTAACTTTACAATTTTGCGGGCTAACGAAAGCAAGAGCGCCAACGCATGATCCGACACCTCGTCCACCGAATAGTCTGTTACATTGGCTACAATAATCCCCTTTTCGGTGGCGGCATCCACGTCAACGGTATTGACGCCGACCCCATACCGGGAAATGACTTTGCATTTCTCCAGCTGAGCGATCACGTTTGCCGATATTGGCGCATATTGGTTAATGATGGCATCGGCATCCTTGCAGACGGCAATGACTTCTTCCTCGGTGCGGCACTGGGCGGCGACAAACTCCACGTTAAGAGGGGAAAGCACCTCTTGCTCGGGCGCTAATGTTTGAAATTCATAGTCTGTCACCACAACTTTGAATTTTTCCATATCGTTCCTCCCCCGCTCTTTTAAAAATTGTAAAAGTCATCTGCTTGCCATTGCGCTGTTCCTACCATTCGGCCACCGAACCATCGGCATGACGCCAAATAGGATTTTTCCAGTTGTGCCCTATAGCTTCCATTTCTCTCACATACTCTTCATTAATCTCAATCCCTAGTCCGGGCCCTTGCGGAATTTTGACATACCCGTTTTGATACTCAAATACAGAGGGATCGACTAAATAATCGAGGAGATCGTTCCCTTGATTGTAGTGGATGCCAAGGCTTTGTTCCTGGATAAAAGCGTTATACGACACCGCATCTACTTGCAAAGAAGCGGCCAACGCAATCGGACCTAACGGGCAATGCGGCGCCAATGCGACATCATACGCCTCAGCCATTGTTGCAATTTTCCTTACTTCCGTAATCCCGCCGGCGTGGGAAAGGTCCGGCTGAATAATATCGACATACCCTTCCGATAAAACGGTTTTGAAATCCCATCGCGAAAACATTCGTTCTCCAGTCGCGATCGGGATATTTGAGTGCCTAGCGATTTCCCTCAACGCTTCATTATGTTCCGGCAGTACCGGTTCTTCGATAAACATCGGGTGGTATGGTTCAAGCTCTTTGGCCAACATTTTTGCCATCGGCTTGTGAACACGGCCGTGGAAATCGATGCCGATTCCGAACTCCTTGCCGGCCACTTGGCGCACGGCAGCCACTCGTTCGACTGCTTCCTCAATCTTTTTGTACGAATCGATGTATTGCAGCTCCTCTGTAGCATTCATTTTTACTGCTGTAAACCCCGCTTCTTTTGCTTTTTTAGCCGCTTCGGCAACGTCGCTTGGTCGGTCGCCGCCGATCCAACTGTAAACCCGAATACGATCGCGAACCGGACCGCCAAGCAGTTGATGAATGGGCACATTGAAGTATTTTCCTTTAATATCCCAAAGCGCCTGATCAATTCCGGAAATAGCGCTCATCAAAATAGGCCCCCCGCGGTAAAACCCTCCCCGATAAAGAACGGTCCAATGTTCTTCAATCGCCAGCGGATCCTTTCCAATTAAATAGTCGCTCAGCTCTTCCACCGCCGCGCGCACAGTGTTCGCCCTTCCCTCGACAATCGGTTCACCCCATCCGGCAATTCCTTCATCTGTACTGATTTTTAAAAACAGCCAGCGCGGCGGGACAAGAAACGTCTCGAGCCTCGTAATTTTCATTCTCTTATTTCCCCTCTCTTTCCGCTGCGTTTCTCACCGTCTCTACAAATTTCTTCGCTGTTTCCCTGAGAAGATCAAACCGCCCCTCCTCAATGGCCCGTTTATCTAATAGAGCACTGCCGACCCCTACAGCCGTGGCACCGTTTCGGATAAACGCCCCCGCATTTTCCAACGTAACGCCGCCGGTTGGCATGAGCGGAATATGACCTAACGGCCCTCTCAGCTCTTTAAAGTATTGAGGTCCTAAGGAGCCAGCCGGAAATACTTTTAACAGATCAGCCCCCATTTGATAAGCTTTGACGATTTCCGTCGGCGTCATCACGCCTGGGATGGAAATTTTCCCGTACCGGTTTGTCACCGAGATCGTCTCCTCATCAAAAATAGGAGAAAAAATAAAATCCGCACCAGCCTCAATCGCCCGCTTAGCCGTTTCGGCATCCAATACAGTCCCGGCCCCGACAATCGCTTTCGCGCCGAACGTTTCCTTCAGTTCGGCAATCATTTCGAAACCGCCGGGAGTGTCGACCGTCACCTCAAGCACCTCAACTCCCCCGGCGACAAGCGCCTCGGCGATTTGGAAAATTTGCGACCTGTTTGGCTTTCGAATCACCGCCACTAATTTTGAATTTTTCAACCGGCTAAGATGATCAATCTTATCCATCTCTTTCCCCCCTACCGCCTTACATCCGCATGGCGAACACCTTGCAAAAATTCTTCCAACTCTTCCTTGTTCGGCAGCCCTTCCACATCCCCGTTCGTTCCGACGACAATGGCTCCGACGGCATTCCCACGCCTCACCGCCTCGGGAATCGACTCATTCCGCAACAGTCCGCTGATCACTCCGGCCGCGAACCCGTCGCCCGCCCCGACCGGGTCCACCACCTGCGGTACGGCAAAACCTTTGACATATCCGTGTTCGTTTCCGAACCGATAATACGCCCCTTGCTCCCCTAGCTTGATAATGACGAGCTTTTCATTTCCGAAGAAGCTGGCGATTTCTTCAGGCGTGTTCCGTCCGGCCAGCCATTTTCCTTCGTCAAGCCCCGGCAAAATGACATCCGCCTCAGCGGCCATCTCAAGCAGCACAGGCCTTGCCTCTTCCACCGTCCAAAGTTTCAGCCGGATGTTCGGGTCAAAAACGACTTTCACCTTATGCAGTTTGGCAATATCGATCGCCTTAAAAACCGCTTCCCGGCATGATGGACTAAGGGCCGGGGTAATCCCTGTCAAATGAAGGAATTTGGCACAAGCGATATACTCCTCATCAAGATCACCCGGGGACAGTAAACTCGCCGCCGAGTGTTGGCGGTAATAGTAGACTTTTATATTGGTTGGCGAGCGGTTTTCCTTAAAGAAAATCCCGGTCGGAGCTTCATCCGTATAAATGCATCGGGACGTGTCGACCCCTTCGCCCCTGATCAATTTGTGGATGTATCTTCCAAACGGGTCATTCCCAAGTTTGCTGAACCACCCGACA includes the following:
- a CDS encoding CoA-acylating methylmalonate-semialdehyde dehydrogenase, with amino-acid sequence MSSVTETKTLKNFIGGQWVASTSGKEEIVPNPATGEVLAKVPLSSREELDAAVAAAKEAFREWRKVPVPRRARILFRYQQLLVEHWEELARLVTLENGKVYEDAYGEVQRGIECVEFAAGIPTLMMGQQLPDIATDIESGMYRYPLGVVAGITPFNFPMMVPCWMFPLAIACGNTFVLKPSERTPMLANRLAELFTEAGLPAGVLNIVHGAHEVVNGILEHQDIKAVSFVGSQPVAEYVYKTAAAHGKRVQALAGAKNHSIVMPDADLDMAVMNIINAAFGSAGERCMACSVVVAVGDIADELVERLKQAADRIQIGNGLDQGVFLGPVIRESHKERTIKYIEIGEKEGALLVRDGRRDSATSGQGYFVGPTIFDHVKPGMTIWTDEIFAPVLSVVRARDLDEAIEIANRSEFANGACLYTDSAKAIRQFREEIDAGMLGINVAVPAPMAFFPFSGYKNSFYGDLHANGRDGVEFYTRKKMVTARYQ
- a CDS encoding iron-containing alcohol dehydrogenase, whose product is MYELLMPSRVVYGRGTLREVGQQAKAFGTKALIVSDPVMENIGVVARCEQYLQEAGLPFAKYTGVDSEPTDVHVKEALDVCQSERCDVVVAIGGGSSIDAAKAVAVMMTNEGEISDYVGNQKRFAEKPLPLIAIPTTAGTGSEVTKVTVIINTKTDVKMMISQPALLPAAAIVDPLLTVSCPPSVTAATGVDALCHAIEAYISRRAHPVTDVLALSAIEAIVDYLRRAYENGEDIEAREKMAIAAMKAGMAFSNASVTLVHGMSRPIGALFHVPHGVSNAMLLPGVLEFTKDSAIERLAVIARIIKPPLKDVSDAEAADALVEEVKQLCRDLRIPNMKTWGIDKTAFDKAVDKMAADALASGSPGNNPKVPTHEEIVALYHYCYDYQYDTNPISHG
- a CDS encoding sigma-54 interaction domain-containing protein, whose protein sequence is MTVGQGTTIVLYCHQTLREAMELFVAHTMDAVDIIDEHSRTIGRCTQRMLLWAAAREMDRTTPIGDVLAAFSSEAGREDSGEEILNIEVDSAAAAELERLRHELEETHRLAETMKTVLDAAYEGVVVVDGNGVIREINRAYCQFLGIRREEAVGKHVTDVIENTRLHICVQSGIPERGYIQKIYGQPMVVHRIPIWRDGKVIGAVGMLIFQGVSEVYEIFRRLQELSRTANRKETNEVEELKRKAVAPAAVGVERIIGRHPAIANVKQMIRRAARVPSTVLITGESGTGKEVVARAIHEAGPHADGPFVSVNCAAIPESLLEAELFGYEDGAFTGAKKGGKPGKFQLAHQGTLFLDEIGDMPLAMQAKILRALEEKKVEKVGGVSETEVDVRIIAATNKPLEDMVRDGTFREDLFYRLNIIRIHLPPLRERKTDIPALLAYHMERMCRQFGVAPKSFAKEAMEVLVGYSWPGNIRELVNVVEWLISMVEGENVEHGHLPPYLSTIRTAAASLPGGVNIADQWKEMVYQSERERIAAALVAAGGNKAEAARRLGIHRSTLYEKLKKYGL
- a CDS encoding C-terminal binding protein, whose product is MEKFKVVVTDYEFQTLAPEQEVLSPLNVEFVAAQCRTEEEVIAVCKDADAIINQYAPISANVIAQLEKCKVISRYGVGVNTVDVDAATEKGIIVANVTDYSVDEVSDHALALLLSLARKIVKLNHEVKNGVWDFNMGKPVYRLRGKTLGLVGLGRIPQALAKKAQSFGLHVIAYDPYVPAEVANELNVQLVGLNDLFRQSDYISVHAPLTKETKGMISDEQFNLAKKELIIVNTARGPVIDEPALIRALQDGKIAGAGLDVTECEPIQPDNPLLQMENVVITPHVAWYSEESERELKRKTAQNVADVLSGHYPNYFVNPRVKEKVQLKEKQLV
- the dgoD gene encoding galactonate dehydratase, which gives rise to MKITRLETFLVPPRWLFLKISTDEGIAGWGEPIVEGRANTVRAAVEELSDYLIGKDPLAIEEHWTVLYRGGFYRGGPILMSAISGIDQALWDIKGKYFNVPIHQLLGGPVRDRIRVYSWIGGDRPSDVAEAAKKAKEAGFTAVKMNATEELQYIDSYKKIEEAVERVAAVRQVAGKEFGIGIDFHGRVHKPMAKMLAKELEPYHPMFIEEPVLPEHNEALREIARHSNIPIATGERMFSRWDFKTVLSEGYVDIIQPDLSHAGGITEVRKIATMAEAYDVALAPHCPLGPIALAASLQVDAVSYNAFIQEQSLGIHYNQGNDLLDYLVDPSVFEYQNGYVKIPQGPGLGIEINEEYVREMEAIGHNWKNPIWRHADGSVAEW
- a CDS encoding bifunctional 4-hydroxy-2-oxoglutarate aldolase/2-dehydro-3-deoxy-phosphogluconate aldolase produces the protein MDKIDHLSRLKNSKLVAVIRKPNRSQIFQIAEALVAGGVEVLEVTVDTPGGFEMIAELKETFGAKAIVGAGTVLDAETAKRAIEAGADFIFSPIFDEETISVTNRYGKISIPGVMTPTEIVKAYQMGADLLKVFPAGSLGPQYFKELRGPLGHIPLMPTGGVTLENAGAFIRNGATAVGVGSALLDKRAIEEGRFDLLRETAKKFVETVRNAAEREGK
- a CDS encoding sugar kinase; the encoded protein is MKTLDVVTFGETMVLFTSEAMTPIEYSHNFSKQIGGAESNVAIGLQRLGHSVGWFSKLGNDPFGRYIHKLIRGEGVDTSRCIYTDEAPTGIFFKENRSPTNIKVYYYRQHSAASLLSPGDLDEEYIACAKFLHLTGITPALSPSCREAVFKAIDIAKLHKVKVVFDPNIRLKLWTVEEARPVLLEMAAEADVILPGLDEGKWLAGRNTPEEIASFFGNEKLVIIKLGEQGAYYRFGNEHGYVKGFAVPQVVDPVGAGDGFAAGVISGLLRNESIPEAVRRGNAVGAIVVGTNGDVEGLPNKEELEEFLQGVRHADVRR